The genomic stretch TCTGTAAATTATTGGCGACCATGCTTGTACTTGTACTTAGTAGTTCGGCCATCGCTGCGGGCGGTTCTGAATACACCCAAAAGAAGTCCAAAAAGCTGAACCTCGAAGTGCAGATTAAGGAGAGGGAAAGGATTCTTGAGGATCTCATCAAGAAAAAAAATGGCACGACGGATCCGGATGTGCGCAGAAAGGTGGTTGAAGAAATGACAGCCGTCCATTCGGCGATGCTTGAATCCATCGAGGACTACAATAAGGTGTCAAAGGATCTAGAGTATCGGTACCCGGAAAAGGGGGATGACACCAAGAGGAAGTATCTTCCCATGCGCAGTCGCAGCCTGGAACAGATCGAAAAGGAAATGGGCTTAGATGCCGTGTTAAGTGGGGCCAAGGAGCGGGTGGATCAAAAATATGCTCCCATTGTTGAGGAAGCCAAAAAGAAGGAAAAAAGTGCACGGGGAGGAGCTTTTGCTGAGATTGAACAGGCCGATGAGAAGCAAAAGCGAAAAAAGGAAAGGGAACAGCAAAGGGAAAGGCTTCGCTTGGTCAGGTAATACGGGGTCGGCCGCTTTTAGGCTTGAGACTCGATAGCTCAGCGAGTAGGATGACCCCACTTCGAGGTGAGGTCTATGCAGGAGCGTTTGCAGAGGTTTTGGGAGTCGAATAAAGTCTTTATTGGCTTCCTGGTCTTCATCATTTTATTTCGTGTGACAATTGCGGATCAATACCATGTGCCTTCGGGTTCTATGGAGCCAACTATTGCCATTGGTGATAGGGTTCTGGTCAACAAGCTATCTTTCCACGTCAAAGTCCCATTTACAAATGTCGTGCTCGCTAATCTGGGGGAGCCGGTTCGTGGTGACATAGTGGTTTTTGAAAAGCCGGGCGACAATACCGTCATGATCAAGAGACTGATTGGTTTACCCGGAGATTACCTGGAGATTGAGGACGGATTCATTCGCGTCAATGGCGAAACCTTTTATGCGCCCGGTGAGGAGCCGGTGGAGGCCTTAAGAGAGGCTCGGATGAACGACCAGGCTCTTCATTATCATGAAATAATGTCTGATCGTACCCATACAGTTCAACGCCTCCCCTTTCCTGCTCGCTTTGATGACAAAAGAATCAAGGTTCCTGAGGGACATTATTTCTTTATGGGAGACAACCGGGATAATAGCAATGACAGTCGTGCATGGGGGATGGTCCCTCGCCACCTTTTGAAAGGTCGGGCGAATCGGGTTCTTTATTCAATGATTTTTGATGGGCTCGTGCCCAAGTTCAAATGGGGTCGGACAGGTCGCAGCCTTTACCTGCCAGCAGAAGAGCAATAGGTGCCTTATTTCTGCTCTTCACTTGGTTCGTCTTCTCCGTTGAGATCCTGAAAGCCCTCGTCAGCGGACGGACGAGAGGATCGCACCTTTGATTCATATTCTTGCATCGTCTTGGCCTTTAGAAGCTGTTGCTCAAGGGAGTGTTGACCCTTGGCATTTTGCACGGCCACGACCTTGCCGTCCTCAAACTTCACTTCCTTTTCCACAATCTGATGACCTGAATAGAAAATGTAGGTCCACTCGTCCACTCCTTTCCAGCGGCGAGTTCTGTTGGGTGAACCAACCAGCTCCAACACATCTGCCTTTTCATGGCCAACCTCCACTCGTTCGAAAGCGACGTGGAGGGGAGTGGTACAGGACGACAGTAGCAGGGAAATCAGGCACGACATGGTCGCCACTGAGAGGAAGCTTTTAAGCATACTTGTGTCTCCTTAGGGAGCTTTTCAGAGGTCAGAATCAGTTTGCCCTATCTTACCGTTATTTCTCATTTTAGTTCGAATTGTCCCTGCCGGGGAGAGGCTCTCTCAAAATGAGACACAGGTTGGGCAAATTCCTCGGTCAGAGCTTGTCTAACCCTGTCATAAGGCGAGAATTTCCACCCTTATTTGGCGCCCCACTGTGACAGGGTTAAGCCTTTGACAGGTGGACTCCAGCTATGGTGTAAAGGCGCCCTTAATACAGATACTGAGAAACCCCCCTATGCTTAGGTAGTTACTGGGCTGGTGGGATCCTAGAGGTTGAGGGTATGTACAAATTCGGCCACGGGCGCACAGGCCTGCTTTTGGTAATCTATTTTTTCCTTTTCTTAATGGTTGCCAGCCAGTTTTAGTTTCAGTTATTCCTGACTGGTCCAAAGCGTTAAATAGCGAAAATAACTGGTTTCGGCCAGATGACATCGGTCTTTTGTATGGATGGTCTTAAAGGGTGAGACGAAGCACACAAGGGAAGATCGCGGATACGCGAAAATGGATTGTGGTGGGTATTATCGCCATCATTCTCGCGGGTGCTTATTTTTTTCGAACGGCGAACAGGGTGGTCATCGATGATCCTGCAGACAGCAGTGATCTGGACCAGATGGGCAAGCCCGGAGAGGTCATTGAAGCTCCTTGGATCAGCTCGCCGGAGCTGGTTGGTAGAGGGAAGGTGGTCTATGACAAGGCCTGTGCTGTTTGTCATGGAAAAGAGGGTCGCGGTAATGGCCCCGCCTCCTCGGGCCTCGTGCCACCTCCAAGGGATTTGGTGGAGGGCAGATGGAAGCAGGGAGGAACCTCGAAGGAATTGTTCGTGACGATGGAAATGGGCATTCCTGGTACCTCGATGATAGGGTTTGCCCATTTTTCGCAGGTGCAGAGGTGGGCATTGGTGCATTACATCCGGTCCATTACTGACAACAAGCCTGAGGACGACTTGAACGAGTTAGAGAAATTTGCGCAATCAGTAGAGTAGGGAATTGAGTGAGGGGTATGCAGGGCAGCAGTGGAATAATACAATTTATCGAGGGCCTTCACGGTTTTTTGGCCTCAGCCAGTACAGGAGTGGGGGCTGCGGTTCTCATTGGTCTTGTCCTGTTTTCCCATGGGTTTAAAAGTCGTTCGATTGGTGATCGAGATAAGGAGCACTCCCATAGTGTTATTGCCGAGTATGCATGGGGAGTTGTCCCGTTCGTTTTGTTTGTCCTCATTTTTTATTGGGGGCTGAAATGAAATCCTACTTGGACCTGACCAAAACAGGGATTGTAGTTTTTGTTTTGCTTAGTGGTTTGGCCGGCTACTTCTTGTCTTTCCCAAGTGGTTCGGTGTTTTCGGGTATTCATCTGCTGGTTTTTATGGTGGGGCTTTATTTGATAAGTGCGGGGAGCTTTGCTTTAAATCAGGCCCAGGAGTGGGAGCGTGATTCGGTCATGGACCGAACCAAGGGACGCCCCATTCCTGCGGGAAAGCTCAAGTCATGGCAAGCATGGACAATTGGCATTTGCTTCGTGGGAATTGGAACAGGCCTTCTTTATTCCATTGAACCTCTGAGTGCATTCCTGGGGTTGTTAACAGTCCTTCTCTACAACGGGTTCTACACATTATTCTGGAAGCGCCGTTGGGCCTTCGGTGCCGTCCCCGGGGCGATCCCCGGAGCCATGCCGGCTGTCATTGGCTATTCGGTGCACTCGGTAGATCTCCTGGAACCAGGCTGTATCTATCTGTTTTTAATAATGTTTTTGTGGCAGATGCCGCACTTTTGGTGCCTGGCAATTCGCTATAGGGAGGATTACGAAAGAGGAGGTTTTCCGGTTTTGGCCTCTGTCTTGGGGACGGACAAAACCCTCTTTCATATTGGCCTCTATGTTTTGGTCTACATTGGTGTGGCATTAGTCTCACCATGGTTTATCAAAACACATATTCTCTATTTGTTGCTCGTTGTGCCTTTTGCGTTCAAGGTCCTGTGGGAGTTTTACCTCTA from Pseudobdellovibrionaceae bacterium encodes the following:
- the lepB gene encoding signal peptidase I, with product MQERLQRFWESNKVFIGFLVFIILFRVTIADQYHVPSGSMEPTIAIGDRVLVNKLSFHVKVPFTNVVLANLGEPVRGDIVVFEKPGDNTVMIKRLIGLPGDYLEIEDGFIRVNGETFYAPGEEPVEALREARMNDQALHYHEIMSDRTHTVQRLPFPARFDDKRIKVPEGHYFFMGDNRDNSNDSRAWGMVPRHLLKGRANRVLYSMIFDGLVPKFKWGRTGRSLYLPAEEQ
- a CDS encoding c-type cytochrome, yielding MRRSTQGKIADTRKWIVVGIIAIILAGAYFFRTANRVVIDDPADSSDLDQMGKPGEVIEAPWISSPELVGRGKVVYDKACAVCHGKEGRGNGPASSGLVPPPRDLVEGRWKQGGTSKELFVTMEMGIPGTSMIGFAHFSQVQRWALVHYIRSITDNKPEDDLNELEKFAQSVE
- a CDS encoding protoheme IX farnesyltransferase, with translation MKSYLDLTKTGIVVFVLLSGLAGYFLSFPSGSVFSGIHLLVFMVGLYLISAGSFALNQAQEWERDSVMDRTKGRPIPAGKLKSWQAWTIGICFVGIGTGLLYSIEPLSAFLGLLTVLLYNGFYTLFWKRRWAFGAVPGAIPGAMPAVIGYSVHSVDLLEPGCIYLFLIMFLWQMPHFWCLAIRYREDYERGGFPVLASVLGTDKTLFHIGLYVLVYIGVALVSPWFIKTHILYLLLVVPFAFKVLWEFYLYYRQEAKGSWIRFFLWVNFSLLAFMGAPVFDRLLVSLVGG